From Candidatus Hydrogenedentota bacterium, one genomic window encodes:
- a CDS encoding V-type ATP synthase subunit A — protein MSNEHGKVVKVSGPLVQASGLRGARMYDMVRVGDAKLFGEIIEVRGDIYSIQVYEETEGIGPGQPVERTGLPLSVELGPGLIKSIYDGVQRPLNALYEDFGDFIVRGAESPPLDRKAQWEFKPAVKAGDAVVAGDVLGTVQESILVVHKIMVPPTVAEAKVSKIGPVTGNVETEVAVLDTPAGPVSVTMVQRWPVRKPRPVSGKMQPAVPMVTGQRVVDMFFPLTKGGTACVPGPFGSGKTVVQHQLAKWSDVDIVVYVGCGERGNEMTDVLMEFPHLKDPKSGESLMERTVLVANTSNMPVAAREASVFTGITIAEYFRDMGYSVALMADSTSRWAEAMREMSGRLEEMPGEEGYPAYLGSRIAAFYERSGNVVCLGSDRRNGTLSLIGAVSPAGGDFSEPVTQATLRVVKVFWGLDDKLAFARHFPAINWLTSYSLYQETVDGYANSNIDAGWEGTRKRAMGLLQREAELEELVRLVGMDALAAGDRLLMQAAKMVREDFLHQNAFDDRDTYTSLPKQFRLLSLIQHYEDEARAALEQGAELNALLTLPALEDVSKARLIAEDNLGAFDALKAKISEAVAALPRY, from the coding sequence ATGAGCAATGAGCACGGCAAGGTAGTGAAGGTGTCCGGTCCCCTGGTGCAGGCCAGCGGCCTCAGGGGCGCGCGCATGTACGACATGGTGCGTGTGGGCGACGCCAAGCTGTTCGGCGAGATCATCGAGGTCCGGGGCGACATCTACTCCATCCAGGTGTACGAGGAGACCGAGGGCATCGGCCCCGGCCAGCCCGTCGAGCGCACGGGCCTCCCCCTGAGCGTGGAGCTGGGCCCGGGGCTCATCAAGTCCATCTATGACGGCGTGCAGCGCCCGCTGAACGCCCTCTACGAGGACTTCGGCGACTTCATCGTGCGCGGCGCCGAGAGCCCGCCGCTGGACCGCAAGGCGCAGTGGGAGTTCAAGCCCGCCGTGAAGGCCGGCGACGCCGTGGTTGCGGGCGACGTGCTGGGCACTGTGCAGGAGAGCATCCTGGTCGTCCACAAGATCATGGTTCCGCCGACCGTGGCGGAGGCGAAGGTCTCCAAAATCGGGCCGGTCACCGGCAACGTCGAGACCGAGGTGGCCGTGCTCGACACGCCCGCCGGCCCGGTCTCCGTCACCATGGTGCAGCGTTGGCCCGTGCGCAAGCCGCGCCCCGTGTCCGGCAAGATGCAGCCCGCCGTGCCCATGGTCACGGGCCAGCGCGTGGTGGACATGTTCTTCCCCCTGACCAAGGGCGGCACGGCCTGCGTGCCCGGCCCCTTCGGCTCCGGCAAGACCGTCGTGCAGCACCAGCTTGCCAAGTGGTCCGACGTGGACATCGTGGTCTATGTGGGCTGCGGCGAGCGCGGCAACGAGATGACCGACGTGCTGATGGAGTTCCCGCACCTGAAGGACCCGAAATCGGGCGAGTCCCTGATGGAGCGCACGGTTCTCGTGGCGAACACGTCCAACATGCCGGTGGCCGCCCGCGAGGCGAGCGTGTTCACGGGCATCACCATCGCCGAATACTTCCGCGACATGGGCTACTCCGTGGCGCTGATGGCCGACTCGACGAGCCGCTGGGCCGAGGCCATGCGCGAGATGTCCGGCCGCCTCGAGGAGATGCCCGGCGAGGAGGGCTACCCCGCCTACCTCGGCTCGCGCATCGCGGCCTTCTACGAGCGCTCGGGCAACGTGGTCTGCCTCGGTTCGGACAGGCGGAACGGCACGCTCTCGCTCATCGGCGCGGTGTCCCCGGCGGGCGGCGACTTCTCCGAGCCGGTGACCCAGGCCACCCTGCGCGTGGTGAAGGTCTTCTGGGGCCTGGACGACAAGCTGGCGTTCGCGCGCCACTTCCCGGCCATCAACTGGCTGACCTCCTACTCGCTGTACCAGGAGACGGTGGACGGCTACGCGAACAGCAACATTGACGCGGGCTGGGAGGGGACGCGCAAGCGGGCCATGGGCCTGCTCCAACGCGAGGCCGAGCTCGAGGAGCTGGTCCGCCTGGTGGGCATGGACGCCCTGGCGGCCGGCGACCGCCTGCTGATGCAGGCGGCCAAGATGGTCCGCGAGGACTTCCTGCACCAGAACGCCTTCGACGACCGCGACACCTACACGTCGCTGCCCAAGCAGTTCCGCCTCCTGTCGCTGATCCAGCACTACGAGGACGAGGCGCGGGCCGCGCTGGAGCAGGGCGCCGAGCTGAACGCCCTCCTCACCCTGCCCGCGCTGGAGGACGTCTCGAAGGCGCGCCTCATCGCGGAGGACAACCTGGGGGCGTTTGACGCGCTGAAGGCGAAGATATCGGAGGCCGTCGCGGCCCTCCCGCGCTACTAG
- a CDS encoding V-type ATP synthase subunit B produces MVTREYQTARQIIGPLVMVDGVEGITYGELTDIKLGSGELRRGRVLEVSGDKAVVQIFEGTSGLAPEDMSVKFLGKPQEVGVSEDMLGRVFDGSGRPIDKGPEIIPEKWVNINGNPMNPYARDYPNEFIQTGISTIDLLNTLVRGQKLPIFSASGLPHSRLAAQVARQAQTRKGGEKFAVIFAAMGITFEESEFFQADFRRTGAIERAVLFINLADDPPIERIAIPRIALTTAEYLAYEKGMHVLVILTDLTNYCEALREISAARKEVPGRRGYPGYLYTDLSTIYERAGRIKGKEGSITQIPVLSMPEDDKTHPIPDLTGYITEGQIIVNRSLHAQGIYPPVDVLPSLSRLKDKGIGADKTREDHANVMNQLYSAYARGKNAKELAVVLGESALSEVDILYVKFADAFEDRFIRQGESENRTIEESLELGWDLLAMLPRTELKRIRDEYIEKYLPKKENA; encoded by the coding sequence ATGGTTACCAGAGAATACCAAACGGCAAGGCAGATTATCGGACCGCTGGTGATGGTGGACGGCGTCGAGGGCATCACCTACGGCGAGCTCACGGACATCAAACTGGGCAGCGGCGAGCTGCGCCGCGGGCGCGTGCTCGAGGTGAGCGGCGACAAGGCCGTGGTCCAGATTTTCGAGGGCACGAGCGGCCTGGCGCCCGAGGACATGAGCGTGAAGTTCCTCGGAAAGCCCCAGGAGGTCGGCGTGTCCGAGGACATGCTCGGCCGCGTCTTCGACGGCTCCGGGCGGCCCATTGACAAGGGTCCGGAAATCATCCCCGAGAAGTGGGTGAACATCAACGGCAACCCGATGAACCCCTACGCGCGGGACTATCCGAACGAGTTCATCCAGACGGGCATCTCGACGATTGACCTGCTGAACACCCTGGTCCGCGGCCAGAAGCTGCCCATCTTCTCCGCGTCCGGCCTGCCGCACTCGCGCCTCGCCGCGCAGGTGGCCCGCCAGGCCCAGACCCGCAAGGGCGGCGAGAAGTTCGCCGTGATCTTCGCCGCCATGGGCATCACCTTCGAGGAGTCCGAGTTCTTCCAGGCCGACTTCCGCCGCACCGGCGCCATCGAGCGCGCCGTGCTCTTCATCAACCTGGCCGACGACCCGCCCATCGAGCGCATCGCCATCCCGCGCATCGCCCTCACCACCGCCGAATACCTGGCCTACGAGAAGGGCATGCACGTCCTGGTGATCCTGACGGACCTCACCAACTACTGCGAGGCCCTGCGCGAGATTTCCGCCGCACGCAAGGAGGTCCCCGGACGCCGCGGCTATCCCGGCTACCTGTACACCGACCTTTCGACCATTTACGAGCGCGCGGGCCGGATCAAGGGCAAAGAGGGCTCCATCACCCAGATTCCCGTGCTCTCCATGCCCGAGGACGACAAGACGCACCCGATTCCCGACCTCACGGGCTACATCACCGAGGGCCAGATCATCGTCAACCGGTCCCTCCACGCCCAGGGCATTTACCCGCCCGTGGACGTGCTCCCCTCCCTCTCCCGCCTGAAGGACAAGGGCATCGGCGCGGACAAGACCCGCGAGGACCACGCCAACGTGATGAACCAGCTCTACTCGGCCTACGCCCGCGGCAAGAACGCCAAGGAACTGGCCGTGGTGCTCGGCGAGTCCGCCCTGAGCGAGGTGGACATCCTCTATGTGAAGTTCGCCGACGCCTTCGAGGACCGCTTCATCCGCCAGGGCGAGAGCGAGAACCGGACCATCGAGGAGAGCCTCGAGCTTGGATGGGACCTGCTGGCGATGCTGCCGCGCACCGAGCTCAAGCGCATCCGCGACGAGTACATCGAAAAGTACCTGCCGAAAAAAGAGAACGCATGA
- a CDS encoding V-type ATP synthase subunit D: MAQTVNPTRMEMLRLRKRLTVAKRGHKLLKDKLDGLMKDFSRYAKEYKAARRAVDAELPAVLKYFVLAEATSSRRITEDALDNTRQDMKIEVKTRRIMSVVIPELQISYGEAAGGYSRIHTSPELDKAIAGLKEFIDKLLKMAELEQTVRLLSAEIEKTRRRVNALEHTFIPRMAASINLIKNKLDEAERSNTSRLMKIKEQRLAQDSF, encoded by the coding sequence ATGGCGCAAACCGTCAACCCGACCCGCATGGAAATGCTCCGGCTGCGCAAGCGGCTGACAGTGGCCAAACGCGGGCACAAGCTGCTCAAGGACAAGCTCGACGGCCTGATGAAGGACTTCTCGCGCTACGCGAAGGAGTACAAGGCCGCGCGCCGCGCCGTGGACGCCGAACTGCCCGCAGTCCTCAAGTATTTCGTCCTCGCCGAGGCCACCTCGTCCCGGCGCATCACCGAGGACGCCCTCGACAACACCCGCCAGGACATGAAAATCGAGGTGAAAACGCGGCGGATCATGAGCGTTGTCATTCCCGAACTCCAAATCTCCTACGGCGAGGCCGCGGGCGGATACTCCCGCATCCACACCTCCCCCGAACTGGACAAGGCCATTGCCGGGCTCAAAGAGTTCATTGACAAACTTCTCAAGATGGCCGAACTCGAGCAGACCGTGCGCCTTCTCAGCGCCGAAATCGAGAAGACCCGCCGCCGGGTCAACGCCCTCGAGCACACCTTCATCCCCCGCATGGCCGCCTCCATCAACCTCATCAAGAACAAGCTGGACGAGGCCGAACGCTCCAACACCAGCCGCCTGATGAAGATCAAAGAGCAGCGCCTCGCGCAGGACTCGTTCTAG
- a CDS encoding Gfo/Idh/MocA family oxidoreductase gives MDSHSVSRRNFLGGMAATVAAAQLARPARAAEGKIRAGLIGAGGRGNMMAQFIQAHGGYELAAVADYFPEVAEEAGAQFGVPAGRRFSGLDGYKRLLDCGLDAVFLETPPYCFPDHTEAAVAAGCHVFMAKPVACDVPGCLRVREAARRAQAAGKVFLVDFQTRTDPLFIEGISRVHRGEIGPLGLLASMYTDEGFSDPPFEDTVANRLRRLIWVNDNDLGGGYLVNAGIHAVDVALWIAGSAPVAATGMSRVIRDDPHGDSHDIYAVTYEFAGGLLQQHRGEHLRNKFSFHSDCTAHGQKGFLETGYSGSVTLRAMEGDWEGGVVQDLYPNGAKRNIAAFHDCVLKGDSANPTVEPSINANLATILGRDAAERRTRLTWDEMLRENRSIEPNLKGLKA, from the coding sequence ATGGACAGCCATTCGGTCAGCAGACGGAACTTTTTGGGCGGCATGGCCGCAACCGTGGCGGCGGCGCAACTGGCGCGTCCGGCGCGCGCGGCGGAGGGGAAAATCCGGGCGGGGCTCATCGGCGCGGGCGGACGGGGCAACATGATGGCCCAGTTCATCCAGGCCCACGGCGGCTATGAGCTGGCGGCGGTGGCCGACTATTTCCCGGAGGTGGCGGAGGAGGCGGGGGCGCAGTTCGGGGTGCCCGCAGGCCGCCGCTTCAGCGGGCTGGACGGCTATAAACGCCTGCTGGACTGCGGGCTGGACGCGGTCTTTCTGGAGACGCCGCCGTACTGTTTCCCGGACCACACGGAGGCGGCCGTGGCCGCCGGATGCCATGTGTTCATGGCGAAGCCCGTGGCCTGCGACGTGCCCGGATGCCTCCGCGTGCGCGAAGCGGCGCGGCGCGCCCAGGCGGCGGGAAAGGTCTTTCTGGTGGATTTCCAGACCCGGACAGACCCGCTATTCATCGAGGGGATAAGCCGGGTCCATCGCGGCGAGATCGGGCCCCTCGGGCTGCTCGCCTCGATGTACACGGACGAGGGTTTCTCCGACCCGCCCTTTGAGGACACCGTGGCGAACCGCCTCCGACGGCTTATCTGGGTGAACGACAACGACCTCGGCGGGGGCTATCTGGTGAACGCGGGCATCCACGCGGTGGACGTGGCCCTCTGGATTGCGGGGAGCGCCCCCGTGGCCGCAACCGGCATGTCCCGCGTTATTCGCGACGACCCCCACGGGGACAGCCACGACATCTACGCCGTCACCTATGAGTTCGCCGGCGGACTCCTCCAGCAGCACCGGGGCGAGCACCTGCGCAACAAATTCTCCTTCCACAGCGACTGCACGGCCCACGGCCAAAAGGGGTTTCTGGAGACGGGCTATTCGGGAAGCGTGACTCTCCGCGCCATGGAAGGCGATTGGGAGGGCGGCGTGGTCCAGGACCTTTACCCCAACGGCGCGAAACGGAACATCGCCGCGTTCCACGACTGTGTCCTCAAGGGTGACAGTGCCAACCCGACCGTCGAGCCCAGCATCAACGCGAACCTGGCGACCATCCTCGGCCGAGACGCCGCCGAACGACGCACCCGCCTCACCTGGGACGAAATGCTGCGGGAGAACCGGAGCATCGAGCCGAACCTGAAAGGGCTAAAGGCGTGA